Proteins encoded within one genomic window of Gigantopelta aegis isolate Gae_Host chromosome 2, Gae_host_genome, whole genome shotgun sequence:
- the LOC121378462 gene encoding uncharacterized protein LOC121378462 isoform X2 → MSDLTTDALPSLTEDERSGFPELPQRLGVGDNTVATDSSRRKAHWLASRESSVDPELEADPSSVDPVLQGQRQDESMARQLPIQESTNTAAAASKRNKYDVAILCHYQCHEEARTLRDHLKTLDLSGGPHHSLLNVTLAYDCADAAVTEIENLNDLILNIPCILLLIEKTFFTDSQCMFEANVSQSSSLIHNNRIDKYVKKEFVIPIFMKPKEEINGITPSISAMTGIKYHRGWDDTKEIFKRNIETCLSKEKDGCRVQEISEYFKKLEI, encoded by the exons ATGTCTGATCTTACAACTGATGCTTTACCGTCTTTGACGGAAGATGAACGATCTGGTTTTCCAGAACTACCACAGCGGCTTGGGGTTGGTGACAACACAGTGGCAACCGACTCTTCCAGACGTAAAGCACACTGGCTAGCTTCTCGTGAATCCAGCGTAGATCCTGAACTAGAAGCAGATCCAAGTAGTGTGGACCCTGTTCTTCAAGGGCAACGTCAGGACGAGTCTATGGCAAGACAACTTCCCATTCAGGAAAGCACAAACACTGCAG CTGCAGCATCTAAGAGAAATAAATATGATGTTGCCATTTTGTGTCACTACCAGTGCCATGAAGAGGCTAGGACTCTTCGAGACCACCTGAAGACACTGGACCTATCTGGTGGTCCACACCACTCACTGTTGAATGTGACACTAGCATACGACTGTGCAGATGCTGCAGTTACTGAAATTGAAAACCTGAATGATCTGATACTGAACATTCCTTGTATTCTGTTACTGATTGAGAAAACGTTTTTCACTGATAGTCAGTGTATGTTTGAAGCTAATGTTTCACAGTCCTCCTCTCTCATCCATAATAATCGGATAGATAAATATGTCAAGAAGGAGTTTGTCATTCCTATCTTTATGAAGCCAAAGGAAGAAATAAATGGCATAACACCATCAATTTCAGCAATGACGGGAATCAAATACCACAGAGGCTGGGATGACACAAAGGAAATCTTCAAAAGAAATATTGAAACCTGTTTGAGTAAGGAAAAAGATGGATGTAGAGTACAAGAAATTTcggaatattttaaaaaattggaaatATAA
- the LOC121378462 gene encoding uncharacterized protein LOC121378462 isoform X1, with protein MFTKNQQQKTETFRNTLKAMSDLTTDALPSLTEDERSGFPELPQRLGVGDNTVATDSSRRKAHWLASRESSVDPELEADPSSVDPVLQGQRQDESMARQLPIQESTNTAAAASKRNKYDVAILCHYQCHEEARTLRDHLKTLDLSGGPHHSLLNVTLAYDCADAAVTEIENLNDLILNIPCILLLIEKTFFTDSQCMFEANVSQSSSLIHNNRIDKYVKKEFVIPIFMKPKEEINGITPSISAMTGIKYHRGWDDTKEIFKRNIETCLSKEKDGCRVQEISEYFKKLEI; from the exons atgtttacaaaaaaccaacaacaaaaaaccg AAACATTTCGGAATACATTAAAAGCCATGTCTGATCTTACAACTGATGCTTTACCGTCTTTGACGGAAGATGAACGATCTGGTTTTCCAGAACTACCACAGCGGCTTGGGGTTGGTGACAACACAGTGGCAACCGACTCTTCCAGACGTAAAGCACACTGGCTAGCTTCTCGTGAATCCAGCGTAGATCCTGAACTAGAAGCAGATCCAAGTAGTGTGGACCCTGTTCTTCAAGGGCAACGTCAGGACGAGTCTATGGCAAGACAACTTCCCATTCAGGAAAGCACAAACACTGCAG CTGCAGCATCTAAGAGAAATAAATATGATGTTGCCATTTTGTGTCACTACCAGTGCCATGAAGAGGCTAGGACTCTTCGAGACCACCTGAAGACACTGGACCTATCTGGTGGTCCACACCACTCACTGTTGAATGTGACACTAGCATACGACTGTGCAGATGCTGCAGTTACTGAAATTGAAAACCTGAATGATCTGATACTGAACATTCCTTGTATTCTGTTACTGATTGAGAAAACGTTTTTCACTGATAGTCAGTGTATGTTTGAAGCTAATGTTTCACAGTCCTCCTCTCTCATCCATAATAATCGGATAGATAAATATGTCAAGAAGGAGTTTGTCATTCCTATCTTTATGAAGCCAAAGGAAGAAATAAATGGCATAACACCATCAATTTCAGCAATGACGGGAATCAAATACCACAGAGGCTGGGATGACACAAAGGAAATCTTCAAAAGAAATATTGAAACCTGTTTGAGTAAGGAAAAAGATGGATGTAGAGTACAAGAAATTTcggaatattttaaaaaattggaaatATAA
- the LOC121378462 gene encoding uncharacterized protein LOC121378462 isoform X3, whose product MFTKNQQQKTETFRNTLKAMSDLTTDALPSLTEDERSGFPELPQRLGVGDNTVATDSSRRKAHWLASRESSVDPELEADPSSVDPVLQGQRQDESMLQHLREINMMLPFCVTTSAMKRLGLFETT is encoded by the exons atgtttacaaaaaaccaacaacaaaaaaccg AAACATTTCGGAATACATTAAAAGCCATGTCTGATCTTACAACTGATGCTTTACCGTCTTTGACGGAAGATGAACGATCTGGTTTTCCAGAACTACCACAGCGGCTTGGGGTTGGTGACAACACAGTGGCAACCGACTCTTCCAGACGTAAAGCACACTGGCTAGCTTCTCGTGAATCCAGCGTAGATCCTGAACTAGAAGCAGATCCAAGTAGTGTGGACCCTGTTCTTCAAGGGCAACGTCAGGACGAGTCTATG CTGCAGCATCTAAGAGAAATAAATATGATGTTGCCATTTTGTGTCACTACCAGTGCCATGAAGAGGCTAGGACTCTTCGAGACCACCTGA
- the LOC121388642 gene encoding uncharacterized protein LOC121388642: MTVTVIQCFDRTPLVHNPRDRSLTAISAKRVTCDNFETSDVSDLKSDATQDDVPTSLKTRPEPLGACDSTSRTSCGSSVDPECLSASSFTEVFLFDYSSGSYTGSQNTAIPDVIQESLTAAQRGATAASSQDIQPPEQRQGSLTLARNQNSQELKRSADNQAPERSEDSLAPERSRDSLTQARSQDSLAPEQSQASAALIDSNLDSISFGSLSLLDDDNICHTPVPVNPDVLILHHENTQAVASRLQTRLNESRLLEKKIIVQLVEEFGRSGATEITNLDDLVEKVACVLLLIDEHFVKDSRCHFYSDVSVFCSLTSVQEYANKDFVIPVFTQNKQQILGMKATMKAMTGIRYHNEEWNDRVELNFINQIKRCLKKFDQLQDKLKESRPEKEA, translated from the exons ATGACTGTCACCGTCATTCAGTGCTTCGACAGAACCCCTCTGGTGCACAACCCCAGGGATCGGTCTCTGACTGCTATCAGTGCTAAGCGTGTCACATGTGATAACTTTG AAACATCAGATGTATCTGATCTTAAAAGCGATGCAACTCAAGATGATGTACCAACCAGTTTAAAAACACGCCCAGAGCCACTTGGAGCCTGTGACAGCACCAGTAGAACGTCTTGTGGATCCAGTGTAGATCCTGAATGTCTTAGTGCTTCAAGTTTTACTGAAGTCTTTCTATTTGACTACAGTTCTGGTTCATATACTGGAAGCCAAAATACTGCAATACCTGATGTGATCCAGGAGTCGTTAACAGCAGCACAAAGAGGTGCCACAGCGGCATCAAGTCAGGATATCCAACCACCAGAGCAAAGACAAGGTAGTCTAACACTAGCGCGAAATCAGAATAGTCAAGAATTAAAACGAAGTGCGGATAATCAAGCACCTGAACGAAGTGAGGATAGCCTTGCACCAGAAAGAAGTCGGGATAGTCTAACGCAAGCACGAAGTCAGGATAGTCTAGCACCAGAACAAAGTCAGGCATCTGCGGCATTAATCGATTCAAATCTTGACAGCATAAGCTTTGGTAGTTTGTCTTTATTAG ATGATGACAACATATGTCATACTCCGGTACCGGTAAACCCTGACGTTCTGATTTTACATCATGAAAATACCCAAGCTGTGGCGTCCAGGCTCCAAACCAGGTTGAATGAGAGTCGTCTGTTAGAGAAAAAGATAATTGTGCAGCTCGTTGAGGAATTTGGGAGAAGTGGTGCCACAGAAATCACTAATCTTGATGACTTGGTCGAGAAAGTGGCATGCGTCTTACTGTTAATAGACGAACATTTCGTGAAGGATTCCAGGTGCCATTTTTATTCAGATGTTTCCGTGTTTTGTTCACTTACCAGTGTACAGGAGTATGCCAATAAAGATTTTGTTATTCCAGTGTTTACTCAAAACAAGCAACAGATACTCGGTATGAAAGCAACGATGAAAGCAATGACGGGAATCAGGTATCACAACGAAGAATGGAATGACCGTGTCGAGTTAAACTTTATAAATCAGATAAAAAGATGCTTAAAGAAATTCGACCAACTGCAAGATAAATTAAAAGAATCTCGCCCGGAAAAAGAAGCTTAG
- the LOC121378480 gene encoding uncharacterized protein LOC121378480 yields the protein MAAAIFKWLTSTVFTHKKTSDASNLETDATQDDEPTSLKARPKPLGACDSTSRISCGSSVDSEPLSASSVTVGFSFHYSSGVVPYTGSQNTALPDVTQESLTAAQRGATAASSQAIQPPEQRQGSLTLARSQNSLELERSADNQAPERSEDSLAPERSRDSLTQARSQDSLAPEQSQASAALTDSNRDSISIDSLSLLDDDNICHTPVPVNPDVLILHHENTQAVASRLQTRLNESRLLKKKIIVQFVEEFGKSGATEITNLDDLVEKVACVLLLIDEHFVKDSRCHFYSDVSVFCSLTSVQEYANKEFVIPVFTRNKQQIPGMKATMKAMTGIRYHNEEWNDHVESNFINQIKRCLKKFDQLQDKLKESRPEKEA from the exons ATGGCAGCAGCGATTTTTAAATGGTTGACCTCAACTGTCTTTACCCACAAAA AAACATCAGATGCATCTAATCTTGAAACTGATGCAACTCAAGATGATGAACCAACCAGTTTAAAAGCACGCCCAAAGCCACTTGGAGCCTGTGACAGCACCAGTAGAATTTCTTGTGGATCCAGTGTAGATTCTGAACCTCTTAGTGCTTCAAGTGTTACTGTAGGTTTTTCATTCCACTACAGTTCTGGTGTAGTCCCATATACTGGAAGCCAAAATACTGCACTACCTGATGTGACCCAGGAGTCTTTAACAGCAGCACAAAGAGGTGCCACAGCGGCATCAAGTCAGGCTATCCAACCACCAGAGCAACGACAGGGTAGTCTAACACTAGCGCGAAGTCAGAATAGTCTAGAATTAGAACGAAGTGCGGATAATCAAGCACCTGAACGAAGTGAGGATAGCCTTGCACCAGAAAGAAGTCGAGATAGTCTAACGCAAGCACGAAGTCAGGATAGTCTAGCACCAGAACAAAGTCAGGCATCTGCAGCATTAACAGATTCAAATCGTGACAGCATAAGCATTGATAGTTTGTCTTTATTAG ATGATGACAACATATGTCATACTCCGGTACCGGTAAACCCTGACGTTCTGATTTTACATCATGAAAATACCCAAGCTGTGGCGTCCAGGCTCCAAACCAGGTTGAATGAGAGTCGTCTGTTGAAGAAAAAGATAATTGTGCAGTTCGTTGAGGAATTTGGGAAAAGTGGTGCCACAGAAATCACTAATCTTGATGACTTGGTCGAGAAAGTGGCATGCGTCTTACTGTTGATAGACGAACATTTCGTGAAGGATTCCAGGTGCCATTTTTATTCAGATGTTTCAGTGTTTTGTTCACTTACCAGTGTACAGGAGTATGCCAATAAAGAGTTTGTTATTCCAGTGTTTACTCGAAACAAGCAACAGATACCCGGTATGAAAGCAACGATGAAAGCAATGACGGGAATCAGGTATCACAACGAAGAATGGAATGACCATGTCGAGTCAAACTTTATAAATCAGATAAAAAGATGCTTAAAGAAATTCGACCAACTGCAAGATAAATTAAAAGAATCTCGCCCGGAAAAAGAAGCTTAG